A genome region from Musa acuminata AAA Group cultivar baxijiao chromosome BXJ3-5, Cavendish_Baxijiao_AAA, whole genome shotgun sequence includes the following:
- the LOC135639083 gene encoding protein RESPONSE TO LOW SULFUR 2-like: MAALEVAGLRRQNEELERAAREGREREEALRGELERTRERLRAVEEAEERLCVELGELEAEAVAQAREDLLRIETLSHQLSAARALLASAGLRLDLPASD, translated from the coding sequence ATGGCGGCGCTGGAGGTGGCGGGGCTGAGGCGGCAGAACGAGGAGCTGGAGAGGGCGGCGAGGGAGGGGAGGGAGCGGGAGGAGGCGCTGCGGGGCGAGCTGGAGCGCACCCGGGAGCGGCTGCGGGCGGTCGAGGAAGCCGAGGAGCGACTCTGCGTTGAGCTGGGGGAGCTCGAGGCCGAGGCGGTGGCGCAGGCCCGGGAGGACCTCCTCCGCATCGAGACTCTCTCCCACCAGCTCTCCGCCGCCCGTGCCCTCCTCGCCTCTGCCGGCCTCCGCCTCGATCTCCCGGCGTCCGATTGA
- the LOC135637892 gene encoding pectinesterase inhibitor 7-like, which translates to MECHRNSATTTGSLSCLCVLLLLFSVHLKACNGARVAPQDSKSTEFIRASCAATMYPDLCFSSLSSYASTIRTSPVQLADVALSVSLAGARSASAAMSRSIAGRGMAPRVAAAVKDCLETMGDSVDELRESLAAMGHVAGRNAAYQINSIQTWVSAALTDEDTCVDGFAGGAMDGEVKNMVRSHVVYVAQLSSNALALVNGLATSISRP; encoded by the coding sequence ATGGAGTGCCACAGAAACTCTGCCACCACAACTGGTTCCTTGAGCTGCCTGTGTGTGCTCCTCCTGCTGTTTAGCGTCCATTTGAAAGCCTGTAATGGAGCAAGAGTGGCTCCTCAAGACTCAAAGAGCACAGAGTTCATAAGAGCCTCTTGTGCCGCCACCATGTACCCGGACCTCTGCTTCAGCTCCCTCTCGTCCTACGCCAGCACCATCCGGACCAGCCCCGTGCAGCTCGCTGACGTCGCCCTCTCCGTCAGCCTCGCCGGCGCCCGCTCCGCCTCGGCCGCAATGTCGAGGTCGATCGCCGGCCGGGGCATGGCGCCGCGCGTGGCGGCCGCAGTGAAGGACTGCCTGGAGACCATGGGAGACTCGGTGGACGAGCTCCGGGAGTCGCTGGCGGCCATGGGGCACGTGGCGGGGCGCAATGCGGCGTACCAGATCAACAGCATCCAGACGTGGGTGAGCGCGGCGCTCACCGACGAGGACACCTGCGTCGACGGGTTCGCCGGCGGCGCCATGGACGGCGAGGTCAAGAACATGGTGAGAAGCCACGTCGTGTACGTGGCGCAGCTGTCGAGCAACGCGCTCGCCCTCGTCAATGGCCTTGCCACCTCCATCTCCCGCCCTTGA